In Nicotiana tabacum cultivar K326 chromosome 21, ASM71507v2, whole genome shotgun sequence, one DNA window encodes the following:
- the LOC107762086 gene encoding TNF receptor-associated factor homolog 1a-like isoform X2, with the protein MAASSAHEEAGTGRSYEGLSSGQQQCSEALAEWRSSEQVENGTPSTSPPYWDCDDDDDGGPKPSELYGKYTWKIDKFSQINKRELRSNAFDVGGYKWYILIYPQGCDVCNHLSLFLCVANHDKLLPGWGHFAQFTIAVVNKDPKKSKYSDTLHRFWKKEHDWGWKKFMELSKVLDGFVDADTLIIKAQVQVIREKPEHPFRCLDRQYRRELVRVYLTNVEQICRRFVEERRVKLGKLIEDRARWSSFCAFWLGMDQNSRCDMSKERSDSILKVVVKNFFIEKEVTSTLVMDSLYSGLKSLEGQIMGKKGKAKYSDADEQLVPIVRMEKNMFVLVDDVLLLLESAALEPLPPKDEKGPQNRTKDGTSGDEFNKDTIERDERRLTELGRRTIEIFVLAQIFSKIEVAYQEAVALKRQEELIREEEAAWLAETEQKAKRASGKEKKSKKKQAKQKRNNHKVKDKGVDEKPGSMELYKIDQDGPIGEGNEYINEEREAVLGKPDILEAVSDVSDSIDCVPEVINPDSEDRDASPVNWDTDSSEVHPSTETSCSGLSDLSAVQNGLAGRRSPSVMDDSSSTCSTDSIPSVVSNGPCRWTSANHKNQKSPSRGKNQRNKSTSNAADWASETLSQPLDAVSDLGQLSDRSCGAPGSESHSTVLSSNEQQKEVVALQQRKAETERPSMEKPSVKSSRRSPPKDAGSAVQQKSQTKISVTSDPALVKRSSTDGPKLADKSALVSNSSETAVLKADPHKAVEPRVKDKPSVQPICIMTGESSSQQVTVSSTTENFKWQQVPAVSRPLCDPLVPGPRPAAPVVSMVQTTPSLARSVSAAGRLGPDPSPATHSYLTQSYRNAIMGGPVSGSPASFSQPHSPISAVNLSHSYSQQQPPLVSGASFLPHGLERAEPCSMRPSFSYGMVNNGSLQNGLQWECPQRDSNRSISQHHPSASNGIRNFDMFKTVNSRTHDHVPDSLACTSGRQSQSVSPDEFPHLDIINDLLNDDHGIGRASIPDLGFQSFSSGSQHLNHVFTFPGDIGTPTDLGASSSSCRFERTRSHHDMFQHNYSGGLFDSASDMILQPDPRFMNGHHIDGLVPNQWQMIGSDPSFLGMRNVNIDGSHPYPLPDYSNMACGVNGYGLFRPSNGL; encoded by the exons ATGGCGGCTTCAAGTGCACATGAGGAGGCAGGGACAGGAAGGTCTTATGAGGGATTGTCGAGCGGGCAGCAGCAATGCAGTGAAGCGTTGGCGGAATGGAGGTCATCCGAGCAGGTAGAAAATGGAACTCCATCAACTTCGCCTCCTTACTGGGATTGTGATGATGACGACGATGGTG GCCCTAAACCTTCTGAGCTATATGGGAAATATACATGGAAGATTGATAAGTTTTCGCAAATTAACAAGAGAGAACTTCGCAGTAATGCATTTGATGTTGGCGGCTACAAATG GTACATTCTGATTTATCCTCAGGGGTGTGATGTTTGCAACCATCTCTCTTTGTTTCTTTGTGTGGCTAATCATGACAAGCTCCTTCCAG GTTGGGGTCATTTTGCTCAATTCACTATTGCTGTGGTGAACAAAGACCCGAAGAAGTCCAAGTATTCGG ATACATTACATCGTTTCTGGAAGAAAGAGCATGATTGGGGGTGGAAAAAATTTATGGAGTTGTCGAAAGTTTTAGATGGTTTTGTTGATGCTGATACGCTCATAATAAAAGCTCAAGTTCAAGTAATCAG GGAGAAACCAGAACATCCCTTTCGTTGCCTTGACCGTCAATATCGAAGGGAGCTTGTTAGGGTATATTTGACTAATGTGGAACAAATCTGCCGCCGTTTCGTGGAAGAGCGACGAGTAAAGCTTGGGAAGTTGATAGAGGATAGAGCTCGATGGTCAAG CTTCTGTGCTTTTTGGCTGGGAATGGACCAAAATTCTAGGTGCGACATGTCCAAGGAGAGATCAGATTCAATTTTAAAAGTGGTTGTCAAGAACTTTTTCATAGAGAAGGAGGTTACTTCTACTCTTGTTATGGACTCCTTGTACAGCGGGCTTAAGTCTCTTGAAGGCCAGATAATGGGCAAGAAAGGTAAAGCAAAATATTCGGATGCAGATGAACAACTGGTTCCTATTGTTCGTATGGAGAAAAACATGTTTGTGTTGGTGGATGATGTCTTGCTATTGCTTGAGAGTGCTGCATTGGAGCCATTGCCTCCAAAGGATGAGAAAGGCCCTCAAAACAGAACAAAG GATGGCACTTCTGGAGATGAGTTTAACAAAGATACAATTGAGCGTGATGAGAGGCGTTTAACTGAATTAGGTCGTCGAACCATTGAAATATTTGTCCTAGCACAGATTTTCAG TAAAATAGAGGTTGCGTATCAGGAGGCTGTTGCTTTAAAGAGGCAAGAAGAGCTCATCCGTGAAGAGGAAGCTGCTTGGCTGGCAGAAACTGAACAGAAAGCTAAACGAGCATCTGGAAAGGAAAAAAAGTCCAAGAAAAAGCAG GCTAAGCAGAAGCGGAATAATCACAAAGTAAAGGATAAGGGTGTTGATGAAAAACCTGGATCCATGGAGCTATATAAAATTGATCAGGATGGGCCTATTGGTGAAGGAAACGAGTACATAAATGAGGAGCGAGAAGCAGTACTTGGAAAACCAGATATACTGGAAGCTGTATCTGATGTTTCTGATTCAATTGATTGTGTCCCAGAGGTTATTAATCCTGACTCTGAAGACAGAGATGCAAGTCCTGTCAATTGGGATACTGACAGCTCAGAAGTTCATCCTTCCACGGAAACTAGCTGCAGTGGGTTAAGTGACCTTTCAGCTGTGCAAAATGGGTTAGCTGGAAGGAGAAGTCCTTCCGTCATGGATGATAGTTCATCGACGTGTTCCACAGATTCGATTCCTTCCGTGGTTTCGAATGGGCCTTGCAGATGGACTTCGGCTAACCATAAAAATCAGAAATCACCTAGCAG AGGGAAGAACCAAAGAAACAAGTCAACGTCTAATGCGGCTGATTGGGCTAGTGAAACACTAAGTCAGCCATTAGATGCTGTTTCAGACTTAGGACAGCTAAGTGATAGAAGTTGCGGGGCACCTGGATCTGAGTCGCATTCTACTGTGCTTTCGTCGAATGAGCAGCAAAAG GAAGTAGTAGCTTTGCAGCAGAGAAAGGCCGAGACAGAGAGACCTTCAATGGAGAAGCCGAGTGTCAAGTCTTCTCGGAGAAGCCCTCCAAAAGATGCAGGCTCTGCTGTTCAGCAGAAGTCACAGACGAAGATCTCTGTCACAAGTGATCCTGCTTTGGTTAAAAGATCCTCTACAGATGGTCCCAAGCTAGCTGATAAATCAGCTCTAGTGTCTAATTCATCTGAAACTGCGGTATTGAAAGCTGATCCGCATAAAGCTGTAGAGCCAAGGGTCAAGGATAAGCCCTCAGTGCAGCCCATTTGTATTATGACTGGGGAGTCCTCGTCTCAACAAGTAACAGTCTCTTCTACAACAGAAAATTTCAAATGGCAACAAGTGCCCGCCGTGTCCAGACCATTGTGTGATCCTTTAGTTCCTGGACCTAGGCCTGCTGCCCCTGTTGTTTCCATGGTTCAGACAACACCATCACTGGCTCGTTCAGTGAGTGCAGCTGGCCGATTGGGTCCCGATCCTTCTCCAGCAACACACAGCTATCTTACTCAGTCCTACCGAAATGCAATTATGGGTGGTCCTGTTTCTGGAAGTCCGGCTAGTTTTAGTCAACCTCATTCTCCAATTTCAGCAGTTAACCTATCACATTCGTACTCTCAACAACAACCTCCACTGGTTTCTGGGGCATCATTTTTACCTCATGGTTTGGAAAGAGCAGAACCTTGCTCGATGAGACCAagtttttcatatggaatggtgAATAATGGCAGCTTGCAGAATGGACTGCAATGGGAGTGTCCCCAAAGGGACAGTAACAGGAGTATATCTCAACATCATCCTTCTGCATCAAATGGAATTAGGAACTTTGATATGTTCAAGACTGTAAACAGTAGAACACATGATCACGTTCCTGATTCTCTGGCTTGCACGTCTGGACGCCAGTCCCAGAGTGTATCGCCTGATGAATTTCCTCATCTTGATATTATTAACGACTTACTGAACGATGATCATGGGATTGGAAGGGCTTCTATACCCGACTTGGGCTTTCAAAGTTTTAGCAGCGGATCACAGCATCTAAATCATGTGTTCACATTCCCAGGTGATATTGGCACCCCAACTGACCTAGGTGCCTCATCAAGCTCTTGTAGGTTTGAACGAACACGAAGTCATCATGACATGTTCCAGCATAACTATTCTGGAGGCCTTTTTGATAGTGCTAGTGATATGATTCTGCAGCCCGATCCACGATTTATGAATGGACATCATATTGATGGGTTAGTTCCTAACCAGTGGCAAATGATAGGTTCTGATCCGTCATTTCTTGGGATGAGGAATGTGAATATTGATGGTAGTCACCCGTATCCCCTCCCTGACTATTCAAACATGGCGTGTGGTGTAAATGGGTACGGATTATTTAGGCCTTCGAATGGCCTTTGA
- the LOC107762086 gene encoding TNF receptor-associated factor homolog 1b-like isoform X3: protein MELSKVLDGFVDADTLIIKAQVQVIREKPEHPFRCLDRQYRRELVRVYLTNVEQICRRFVEERRVKLGKLIEDRARWSSFCAFWLGMDQNSRCDMSKERSDSILKVVVKNFFIEKEVTSTLVMDSLYSGLKSLEGQIMGKKGKAKYSDADEQLVPIVRMEKNMFVLVDDVLLLLESAALEPLPPKDEKGPQNRTKDGTSGDEFNKDTIERDERRLTELGRRTIEIFVLAQIFSKIEVAYQEAVALKRQEELIREEEAAWLAETEQKAKRASGKEKKSKKKQAKQKRNNHKVKDKGVDEKPGSMELYKIDQDGPIGEGNEYINEEREAVLGKPDILEAVSDVSDSIDCVPEVINPDSEDRDASPVNWDTDSSEVHPSTETSCSGLSDLSAVQNGLAGRRSPSVMDDSSSTCSTDSIPSVVSNGPCRWTSANHKNQKSPSRGKNQRNKSTSNAADWASETLSQPLDAVSDLGQLSDRSCGAPGSESHSTVLSSNEQQKVKKEVVALQQRKAETERPSMEKPSVKSSRRSPPKDAGSAVQQKSQTKISVTSDPALVKRSSTDGPKLADKSALVSNSSETAVLKADPHKAVEPRVKDKPSVQPICIMTGESSSQQVTVSSTTENFKWQQVPAVSRPLCDPLVPGPRPAAPVVSMVQTTPSLARSVSAAGRLGPDPSPATHSYLTQSYRNAIMGGPVSGSPASFSQPHSPISAVNLSHSYSQQQPPLVSGASFLPHGLERAEPCSMRPSFSYGMVNNGSLQNGLQWECPQRDSNRSISQHHPSASNGIRNFDMFKTVNSRTHDHVPDSLACTSGRQSQSVSPDEFPHLDIINDLLNDDHGIGRASIPDLGFQSFSSGSQHLNHVFTFPGDIGTPTDLGASSSSCRFERTRSHHDMFQHNYSGGLFDSASDMILQPDPRFMNGHHIDGLVPNQWQMIGSDPSFLGMRNVNIDGSHPYPLPDYSNMACGVNGYGLFRPSNGL from the exons ATGGAGTTGTCGAAAGTTTTAGATGGTTTTGTTGATGCTGATACGCTCATAATAAAAGCTCAAGTTCAAGTAATCAG GGAGAAACCAGAACATCCCTTTCGTTGCCTTGACCGTCAATATCGAAGGGAGCTTGTTAGGGTATATTTGACTAATGTGGAACAAATCTGCCGCCGTTTCGTGGAAGAGCGACGAGTAAAGCTTGGGAAGTTGATAGAGGATAGAGCTCGATGGTCAAG CTTCTGTGCTTTTTGGCTGGGAATGGACCAAAATTCTAGGTGCGACATGTCCAAGGAGAGATCAGATTCAATTTTAAAAGTGGTTGTCAAGAACTTTTTCATAGAGAAGGAGGTTACTTCTACTCTTGTTATGGACTCCTTGTACAGCGGGCTTAAGTCTCTTGAAGGCCAGATAATGGGCAAGAAAGGTAAAGCAAAATATTCGGATGCAGATGAACAACTGGTTCCTATTGTTCGTATGGAGAAAAACATGTTTGTGTTGGTGGATGATGTCTTGCTATTGCTTGAGAGTGCTGCATTGGAGCCATTGCCTCCAAAGGATGAGAAAGGCCCTCAAAACAGAACAAAG GATGGCACTTCTGGAGATGAGTTTAACAAAGATACAATTGAGCGTGATGAGAGGCGTTTAACTGAATTAGGTCGTCGAACCATTGAAATATTTGTCCTAGCACAGATTTTCAG TAAAATAGAGGTTGCGTATCAGGAGGCTGTTGCTTTAAAGAGGCAAGAAGAGCTCATCCGTGAAGAGGAAGCTGCTTGGCTGGCAGAAACTGAACAGAAAGCTAAACGAGCATCTGGAAAGGAAAAAAAGTCCAAGAAAAAGCAG GCTAAGCAGAAGCGGAATAATCACAAAGTAAAGGATAAGGGTGTTGATGAAAAACCTGGATCCATGGAGCTATATAAAATTGATCAGGATGGGCCTATTGGTGAAGGAAACGAGTACATAAATGAGGAGCGAGAAGCAGTACTTGGAAAACCAGATATACTGGAAGCTGTATCTGATGTTTCTGATTCAATTGATTGTGTCCCAGAGGTTATTAATCCTGACTCTGAAGACAGAGATGCAAGTCCTGTCAATTGGGATACTGACAGCTCAGAAGTTCATCCTTCCACGGAAACTAGCTGCAGTGGGTTAAGTGACCTTTCAGCTGTGCAAAATGGGTTAGCTGGAAGGAGAAGTCCTTCCGTCATGGATGATAGTTCATCGACGTGTTCCACAGATTCGATTCCTTCCGTGGTTTCGAATGGGCCTTGCAGATGGACTTCGGCTAACCATAAAAATCAGAAATCACCTAGCAG AGGGAAGAACCAAAGAAACAAGTCAACGTCTAATGCGGCTGATTGGGCTAGTGAAACACTAAGTCAGCCATTAGATGCTGTTTCAGACTTAGGACAGCTAAGTGATAGAAGTTGCGGGGCACCTGGATCTGAGTCGCATTCTACTGTGCTTTCGTCGAATGAGCAGCAAAAGGTGAAGAAG GAAGTAGTAGCTTTGCAGCAGAGAAAGGCCGAGACAGAGAGACCTTCAATGGAGAAGCCGAGTGTCAAGTCTTCTCGGAGAAGCCCTCCAAAAGATGCAGGCTCTGCTGTTCAGCAGAAGTCACAGACGAAGATCTCTGTCACAAGTGATCCTGCTTTGGTTAAAAGATCCTCTACAGATGGTCCCAAGCTAGCTGATAAATCAGCTCTAGTGTCTAATTCATCTGAAACTGCGGTATTGAAAGCTGATCCGCATAAAGCTGTAGAGCCAAGGGTCAAGGATAAGCCCTCAGTGCAGCCCATTTGTATTATGACTGGGGAGTCCTCGTCTCAACAAGTAACAGTCTCTTCTACAACAGAAAATTTCAAATGGCAACAAGTGCCCGCCGTGTCCAGACCATTGTGTGATCCTTTAGTTCCTGGACCTAGGCCTGCTGCCCCTGTTGTTTCCATGGTTCAGACAACACCATCACTGGCTCGTTCAGTGAGTGCAGCTGGCCGATTGGGTCCCGATCCTTCTCCAGCAACACACAGCTATCTTACTCAGTCCTACCGAAATGCAATTATGGGTGGTCCTGTTTCTGGAAGTCCGGCTAGTTTTAGTCAACCTCATTCTCCAATTTCAGCAGTTAACCTATCACATTCGTACTCTCAACAACAACCTCCACTGGTTTCTGGGGCATCATTTTTACCTCATGGTTTGGAAAGAGCAGAACCTTGCTCGATGAGACCAagtttttcatatggaatggtgAATAATGGCAGCTTGCAGAATGGACTGCAATGGGAGTGTCCCCAAAGGGACAGTAACAGGAGTATATCTCAACATCATCCTTCTGCATCAAATGGAATTAGGAACTTTGATATGTTCAAGACTGTAAACAGTAGAACACATGATCACGTTCCTGATTCTCTGGCTTGCACGTCTGGACGCCAGTCCCAGAGTGTATCGCCTGATGAATTTCCTCATCTTGATATTATTAACGACTTACTGAACGATGATCATGGGATTGGAAGGGCTTCTATACCCGACTTGGGCTTTCAAAGTTTTAGCAGCGGATCACAGCATCTAAATCATGTGTTCACATTCCCAGGTGATATTGGCACCCCAACTGACCTAGGTGCCTCATCAAGCTCTTGTAGGTTTGAACGAACACGAAGTCATCATGACATGTTCCAGCATAACTATTCTGGAGGCCTTTTTGATAGTGCTAGTGATATGATTCTGCAGCCCGATCCACGATTTATGAATGGACATCATATTGATGGGTTAGTTCCTAACCAGTGGCAAATGATAGGTTCTGATCCGTCATTTCTTGGGATGAGGAATGTGAATATTGATGGTAGTCACCCGTATCCCCTCCCTGACTATTCAAACATGGCGTGTGGTGTAAATGGGTACGGATTATTTAGGCCTTCGAATGGCCTTTGA
- the LOC107762086 gene encoding TNF receptor-associated factor homolog 1a-like isoform X1, whose amino-acid sequence MAASSAHEEAGTGRSYEGLSSGQQQCSEALAEWRSSEQVENGTPSTSPPYWDCDDDDDGGPKPSELYGKYTWKIDKFSQINKRELRSNAFDVGGYKWYILIYPQGCDVCNHLSLFLCVANHDKLLPGWGHFAQFTIAVVNKDPKKSKYSDTLHRFWKKEHDWGWKKFMELSKVLDGFVDADTLIIKAQVQVIREKPEHPFRCLDRQYRRELVRVYLTNVEQICRRFVEERRVKLGKLIEDRARWSSFCAFWLGMDQNSRCDMSKERSDSILKVVVKNFFIEKEVTSTLVMDSLYSGLKSLEGQIMGKKGKAKYSDADEQLVPIVRMEKNMFVLVDDVLLLLESAALEPLPPKDEKGPQNRTKDGTSGDEFNKDTIERDERRLTELGRRTIEIFVLAQIFSKIEVAYQEAVALKRQEELIREEEAAWLAETEQKAKRASGKEKKSKKKQAKQKRNNHKVKDKGVDEKPGSMELYKIDQDGPIGEGNEYINEEREAVLGKPDILEAVSDVSDSIDCVPEVINPDSEDRDASPVNWDTDSSEVHPSTETSCSGLSDLSAVQNGLAGRRSPSVMDDSSSTCSTDSIPSVVSNGPCRWTSANHKNQKSPSRGKNQRNKSTSNAADWASETLSQPLDAVSDLGQLSDRSCGAPGSESHSTVLSSNEQQKVKKEVVALQQRKAETERPSMEKPSVKSSRRSPPKDAGSAVQQKSQTKISVTSDPALVKRSSTDGPKLADKSALVSNSSETAVLKADPHKAVEPRVKDKPSVQPICIMTGESSSQQVTVSSTTENFKWQQVPAVSRPLCDPLVPGPRPAAPVVSMVQTTPSLARSVSAAGRLGPDPSPATHSYLTQSYRNAIMGGPVSGSPASFSQPHSPISAVNLSHSYSQQQPPLVSGASFLPHGLERAEPCSMRPSFSYGMVNNGSLQNGLQWECPQRDSNRSISQHHPSASNGIRNFDMFKTVNSRTHDHVPDSLACTSGRQSQSVSPDEFPHLDIINDLLNDDHGIGRASIPDLGFQSFSSGSQHLNHVFTFPGDIGTPTDLGASSSSCRFERTRSHHDMFQHNYSGGLFDSASDMILQPDPRFMNGHHIDGLVPNQWQMIGSDPSFLGMRNVNIDGSHPYPLPDYSNMACGVNGYGLFRPSNGL is encoded by the exons ATGGCGGCTTCAAGTGCACATGAGGAGGCAGGGACAGGAAGGTCTTATGAGGGATTGTCGAGCGGGCAGCAGCAATGCAGTGAAGCGTTGGCGGAATGGAGGTCATCCGAGCAGGTAGAAAATGGAACTCCATCAACTTCGCCTCCTTACTGGGATTGTGATGATGACGACGATGGTG GCCCTAAACCTTCTGAGCTATATGGGAAATATACATGGAAGATTGATAAGTTTTCGCAAATTAACAAGAGAGAACTTCGCAGTAATGCATTTGATGTTGGCGGCTACAAATG GTACATTCTGATTTATCCTCAGGGGTGTGATGTTTGCAACCATCTCTCTTTGTTTCTTTGTGTGGCTAATCATGACAAGCTCCTTCCAG GTTGGGGTCATTTTGCTCAATTCACTATTGCTGTGGTGAACAAAGACCCGAAGAAGTCCAAGTATTCGG ATACATTACATCGTTTCTGGAAGAAAGAGCATGATTGGGGGTGGAAAAAATTTATGGAGTTGTCGAAAGTTTTAGATGGTTTTGTTGATGCTGATACGCTCATAATAAAAGCTCAAGTTCAAGTAATCAG GGAGAAACCAGAACATCCCTTTCGTTGCCTTGACCGTCAATATCGAAGGGAGCTTGTTAGGGTATATTTGACTAATGTGGAACAAATCTGCCGCCGTTTCGTGGAAGAGCGACGAGTAAAGCTTGGGAAGTTGATAGAGGATAGAGCTCGATGGTCAAG CTTCTGTGCTTTTTGGCTGGGAATGGACCAAAATTCTAGGTGCGACATGTCCAAGGAGAGATCAGATTCAATTTTAAAAGTGGTTGTCAAGAACTTTTTCATAGAGAAGGAGGTTACTTCTACTCTTGTTATGGACTCCTTGTACAGCGGGCTTAAGTCTCTTGAAGGCCAGATAATGGGCAAGAAAGGTAAAGCAAAATATTCGGATGCAGATGAACAACTGGTTCCTATTGTTCGTATGGAGAAAAACATGTTTGTGTTGGTGGATGATGTCTTGCTATTGCTTGAGAGTGCTGCATTGGAGCCATTGCCTCCAAAGGATGAGAAAGGCCCTCAAAACAGAACAAAG GATGGCACTTCTGGAGATGAGTTTAACAAAGATACAATTGAGCGTGATGAGAGGCGTTTAACTGAATTAGGTCGTCGAACCATTGAAATATTTGTCCTAGCACAGATTTTCAG TAAAATAGAGGTTGCGTATCAGGAGGCTGTTGCTTTAAAGAGGCAAGAAGAGCTCATCCGTGAAGAGGAAGCTGCTTGGCTGGCAGAAACTGAACAGAAAGCTAAACGAGCATCTGGAAAGGAAAAAAAGTCCAAGAAAAAGCAG GCTAAGCAGAAGCGGAATAATCACAAAGTAAAGGATAAGGGTGTTGATGAAAAACCTGGATCCATGGAGCTATATAAAATTGATCAGGATGGGCCTATTGGTGAAGGAAACGAGTACATAAATGAGGAGCGAGAAGCAGTACTTGGAAAACCAGATATACTGGAAGCTGTATCTGATGTTTCTGATTCAATTGATTGTGTCCCAGAGGTTATTAATCCTGACTCTGAAGACAGAGATGCAAGTCCTGTCAATTGGGATACTGACAGCTCAGAAGTTCATCCTTCCACGGAAACTAGCTGCAGTGGGTTAAGTGACCTTTCAGCTGTGCAAAATGGGTTAGCTGGAAGGAGAAGTCCTTCCGTCATGGATGATAGTTCATCGACGTGTTCCACAGATTCGATTCCTTCCGTGGTTTCGAATGGGCCTTGCAGATGGACTTCGGCTAACCATAAAAATCAGAAATCACCTAGCAG AGGGAAGAACCAAAGAAACAAGTCAACGTCTAATGCGGCTGATTGGGCTAGTGAAACACTAAGTCAGCCATTAGATGCTGTTTCAGACTTAGGACAGCTAAGTGATAGAAGTTGCGGGGCACCTGGATCTGAGTCGCATTCTACTGTGCTTTCGTCGAATGAGCAGCAAAAGGTGAAGAAG GAAGTAGTAGCTTTGCAGCAGAGAAAGGCCGAGACAGAGAGACCTTCAATGGAGAAGCCGAGTGTCAAGTCTTCTCGGAGAAGCCCTCCAAAAGATGCAGGCTCTGCTGTTCAGCAGAAGTCACAGACGAAGATCTCTGTCACAAGTGATCCTGCTTTGGTTAAAAGATCCTCTACAGATGGTCCCAAGCTAGCTGATAAATCAGCTCTAGTGTCTAATTCATCTGAAACTGCGGTATTGAAAGCTGATCCGCATAAAGCTGTAGAGCCAAGGGTCAAGGATAAGCCCTCAGTGCAGCCCATTTGTATTATGACTGGGGAGTCCTCGTCTCAACAAGTAACAGTCTCTTCTACAACAGAAAATTTCAAATGGCAACAAGTGCCCGCCGTGTCCAGACCATTGTGTGATCCTTTAGTTCCTGGACCTAGGCCTGCTGCCCCTGTTGTTTCCATGGTTCAGACAACACCATCACTGGCTCGTTCAGTGAGTGCAGCTGGCCGATTGGGTCCCGATCCTTCTCCAGCAACACACAGCTATCTTACTCAGTCCTACCGAAATGCAATTATGGGTGGTCCTGTTTCTGGAAGTCCGGCTAGTTTTAGTCAACCTCATTCTCCAATTTCAGCAGTTAACCTATCACATTCGTACTCTCAACAACAACCTCCACTGGTTTCTGGGGCATCATTTTTACCTCATGGTTTGGAAAGAGCAGAACCTTGCTCGATGAGACCAagtttttcatatggaatggtgAATAATGGCAGCTTGCAGAATGGACTGCAATGGGAGTGTCCCCAAAGGGACAGTAACAGGAGTATATCTCAACATCATCCTTCTGCATCAAATGGAATTAGGAACTTTGATATGTTCAAGACTGTAAACAGTAGAACACATGATCACGTTCCTGATTCTCTGGCTTGCACGTCTGGACGCCAGTCCCAGAGTGTATCGCCTGATGAATTTCCTCATCTTGATATTATTAACGACTTACTGAACGATGATCATGGGATTGGAAGGGCTTCTATACCCGACTTGGGCTTTCAAAGTTTTAGCAGCGGATCACAGCATCTAAATCATGTGTTCACATTCCCAGGTGATATTGGCACCCCAACTGACCTAGGTGCCTCATCAAGCTCTTGTAGGTTTGAACGAACACGAAGTCATCATGACATGTTCCAGCATAACTATTCTGGAGGCCTTTTTGATAGTGCTAGTGATATGATTCTGCAGCCCGATCCACGATTTATGAATGGACATCATATTGATGGGTTAGTTCCTAACCAGTGGCAAATGATAGGTTCTGATCCGTCATTTCTTGGGATGAGGAATGTGAATATTGATGGTAGTCACCCGTATCCCCTCCCTGACTATTCAAACATGGCGTGTGGTGTAAATGGGTACGGATTATTTAGGCCTTCGAATGGCCTTTGA